A single window of Rana temporaria chromosome 1, aRanTem1.1, whole genome shotgun sequence DNA harbors:
- the LOC120917199 gene encoding E3 SUMO-protein ligase ZBED1-like, with product MAEVEQKEREIKNAPSFLKANIWEHFGFYEKSGKHELDKSYAVCKICHTKIKYLGNTTNLRNHVSRFHPEMLKPTTTTTTKEMNPDQPKIDAMLQSTLPPNSEKVKRITKAVAAFIAKDLRPYSVVENSGFRYLLKTIEPRYKIPSRSHFTENVIPALYHETKAKIIASMSQASRVAITCDSWTSVTTESYVTITAHYVSKDWQILSHVLQTRAIYESHTGAHLAELLSHVVEEWQLSDKSVVLVTDNASNMIVAAQVGKFPHVKCFAHTLNLASQRALKVATLSRLLGRVRRISTFFHRSTRASHCLKEKQKCLGLKNHKLITDVATRWNSAYDMVERFLEQQPAVCATLLSPEVRRGESDLCTLNETDVSNAEDAVSALKPMKDATMLMSEERNPTVSLIAPINAQLLQSMTDTMGDTPMIHEIKNSIRTDLQKRYSSEAEKKILHTASALDPRFKGLPFILTDEERLEIFKGVTEEAASLEITSDESERTQEDHQVPRRKRTLEEEDSSPIEDNHSPSPPSPPKKARSLLVSLLGQSFTDTEGTIEPKKTPYAKAEEEMENYCKAPPLPLTEDPLNWWREHEVIFPLLSRLSKQYLCIPGTSVSAERVFSTAGDVVTAKRSALKPDHVDQLVFLQKNLHVPKC from the exons ATGGCAGAAGTAGAACAAAAGGAACGAGAGATAAAAAATGCACCTAGCTTTTTAAAAGCAAACATCTGGGAACATTTTGGCTTTTATGAAAAAAGTGGGAAGCACGAATTGGACAAGTCATACGCTGTGTGTAAAATCTGTCACACAAAAATTAAATATCTAGGGAATACTACTAATCTGAGAAACCACGTCAGCCGTTTTCACCCAGAAATGCTAAaacctaccaccaccaccaccaccaaggaAATGAACCCAGATCAGCCAAAAATTGATGCAATGTTACAGTCAACTTTGCCGCCCAACTCTGAAAAGGTAAAGAGAATAACAAAAGCTGTGGCAGCTTTCATAGCGAAGGACCTGCGCCCTTACTCTGTTGTGGAAAACAGTGGGTTTCGCTACCTTTTGAAGACGATAGAGCCGCGTTACAAGATCCCGTCACGAAGTCACTTTACAGAAAACGTCATACCTGCACTCTACCACGAAACCAAAGCTAAGATAATTGCATCAATGAGCCAAGCAAGTCGAGTCGCAATAACGTGTGATTCCTGGACTTCAGTCACGACAGAGTCTTATGTTACAATAACAGCACATTATGTTAGTAAGGACTGGCAGATTTTGTCGCATGTACTGCAAACGAGAGCCATTTATGAGTCTCACACGGGTGCTCATCTGGCAGAGCTACTTTCTCATGTTGTGGAAGAATGGCAGCTGTCCGATAAATCTGTAGTGCTTGTGACCGACAACGCGTCAAACATGATAGTTGCAGCTCAAGTTGGAAAATTCCCCCATGTGAAATGCTTCGCCCATACACTGAATCTTGCATCCCAGCGAGCGTTGAAAGTGGCCACTCTCTCTAGGCTTCTTGGCAGAGTACGTCGGATATCCACATTCTTTCACCGCAGCACTAGAGCAAGCCACTGTCTAAAAGAGAAACAGAAATGTCTTGGCTTGAAGAATCATAAGCTGATAACTGATGTGGCAACAAGATGGAACAGTGCATACGACATGGTCGAGAGGTTCTTGGAACAACAACCTGCAGTCTGTGCCACCTTGCTGTCTCCAGAAGTCAGAAGAGGAGAGTCCGATCTCTGCACTCTAAACGAAACAGATGTGTCAAATGCAGAGGACGCCGTGAGTGCATTAAAGCCAATGAAGGATGCAACCATGCTGATGTCAGAAGAGCGCAATCCAACAGTTTCTCTCATTGCCCCTATAAATGCACAACTTCTCCAGAGCATGACAGACACGATGGGAGACACACCCATGATCCATGAGATCAAGAATTCTATTAGAACAGATCTCCAGAAGAGGTACAGCAGTGAGGCCGAGAAGAAGATCCTTCATACAGCCTCTGCACTGGATCCTCGCTTTAAGGGACTGCCTTTCATCCTCACAGATGAAGAAAGATTGGAGATATTTAAAGGAGTCACTGAGGAAGCTGCATCCTTGGAG ATTACATCAGATGAGAGTGAGAGGACACAAGAGGATCATCAAGTGCCTAGAAGAAAACGAACTCTGGAAGAAGAGGACAGTTCACCCATCGAAGACAACCAttctccatctccaccatctcctccCAAAAAGGCCAGATCGCTGCTCGTGAGTTTGCTGGGACAGTCTTTCACTGACACTGAAGGTACAATAGAACCCAAAAAGACCCCCTATGCCAAGGCTGAAGAGGAAATGGAAAACTATTGTAAAGCCCCACCTCTGCCTCTCACTGAGGACCCTTTGAACTGGTGGCGTGAGCATGAGGTCATATTTCCCCTCCTTTCTCGGCTGTCAAAGCAATACTTGTGTATCCCAGGTACAAGCGTGTCTGCAGAGCgggttttctccactgcaggAGATGTGGTAACTGCAAAAAGAAGCGCCCTCAAACCAGACCATGTAGATCAATTGGTGTTCTTACAGAAAAATCTACATGTTCCCAAATGCTga